The DNA window GGAGTTCGCGGACGACGTGGACTACCTCTCCGTCGGGTTCGGCGCGACCCCGCGGCTCCTCCGGTTCTGGCGGCGGGCGGGCTACCGGAGCGTCCACCTCTCGACCACCCGCAACGACGCCTCCGGCGAGCACTCCGCGGTCATGCTCAGACCGGAGAGCGAGGCCGCGCGGACCCTGCTCGACCGGCACGCGAGCGCCCTCCGGGACCGCGAGCGCGACGCGCTCTCGGACGCCCACCGCGACGTCGACGCCGACGTGGTCCGCGGCGTCCTCGCGGCCTGTCCGGCGCAGGCGACGGTCGACCTCACGCCCCACGAGTGGCGCGCGGTGGTGGGGGCGTCGTTCGGGCCGGGGATGTACGACGTCGCGCCCGGCGCGTTCCGCGACCTCGCGGTCGCGACGCTTCTCGGCGGAGGCGGCGATGGCGACGCGGCGTCCGGGGCCGACGCCGGCGACCTCGGTCTCGACGATCGCGAGGAGCGGCTGCTCGTCCGGAAGGTACTACAGGGCCGCCCGTGGGAGGCGGTCACGGAGGAGTTGGGGTACGTCTCGACGGCGGCGTGTATGCGCGCGCTCGGGTCGGCCGTCGAGCCGCTCGTCGAGCGCTACGGGACCGACCTCGCGCTGGCGGAACGCGACCGGTTTCTCGACCGCTGAGGGGTCGGCGTCGAGCGCCTCGGAACGGGCCGGTCGACGCGGGATCGGCGCGGGTCGAGACGGATCGCTCAGTCGTCGGCGGACTCGGGGTCGTGAACCGGATCCGGGAGGTCCGCGACGTGTGCCGCGGCCTCCGAGAAGTTCGGGCCGGGTTCGATCTCGCCGGTTTCGGGATCCCACTCGATGTAGCCCGCCTCCTCGAGCGCGGGGAGGTGGGTCTCGCGGAGCGCGGCCTCGATCTCCTCGGCGCGACCGCGGGGGCGGAGGTCGCTCACCGATTCGACCGCGTCGTCGGCGATCGCCGCGACGACGCGGCGTCGGAGGGCGAACTCGGGCGTCGGCGCGTCGGCGGCGGTGGTGTCGTGGGACATGGTCGATTCCGTGTGTAATCGTATTCACACGGTACGGAGAAATAAAAGTACGGACGATCGAGGGACGCTCCGGACGGGACCGCCGCTCACTCG is part of the Halorubrum aethiopicum genome and encodes:
- a CDS encoding DUF7344 domain-containing protein; the encoded protein is MSHDTTAADAPTPEFALRRRVVAAIADDAVESVSDLRPRGRAEEIEAALRETHLPALEEAGYIEWDPETGEIEPGPNFSEAAAHVADLPDPVHDPESADD